The genomic window TGAGAATAATGTGCCCCTGGCTCAGGCAAAGTCAGAAGCGAGTGCCTCCTGCCAGAGGTGTGGAGTTTTTCCTTTCCCAAAAGGAAACCACTGTCAGATCCGATGGCCTGGGTCTTGAGCAAGTGTGGATCTGTCCAGGGTGCTGAAATCTGCTGTTTGGCCTCTTAATCACTTCTGTGAGTCCTGTGCTTCCTACCTTCTGGTCCTCTGTTTAACTTACAGAAATACACTAAGCATCTACTATATAGTGAATAGAAATAAAGGTGATTCAGACGATCTCCAACTCAAGCTACTCACAGCCCACAGGGACTCAAATACAAACGTCTCAGGAGAGATGAGGTCAAGTAGAGTCATTTCCCTATTCTCGGGCCCCAGTGACACCCATCTCCTGCCTTTCCCTcatgcttctttctcttttgcaaTCTTTATACCCTCCAacctttcataattttaaaatttgattacaGTAGATAAATCTTCTCTGGGCAATCTCTTCCTCTGCTCACTGGCGTCACAGAGTAAGCCTGACTAATGATCAGATTTAGGAATGaaaggagagacgagagaaaacagaaagttgggGTCTCTGAGAAGTAGGGGAATCCACCTAGACAGGGGTGAGCTCCTCGTCATACTTCTGCATGCCCTCGTCTGGGAGAAGCACTTCAACCGTGAAGCTGACCTTCTTGGTATGGACGAAGCTATAGGTGTTGTCAAAGCGCAGAACAtctagaagacaaaaggaaagatGAGTTCCTACTGGCTGTGCTTGCTAAGCTGGTGTAATCCCCACTGTGCCTTTTACCTCCCTGTGGGACCTGCTGCCCTGAGCAGAGTCTATAAACAGAAATTGCCTCCTCTTGACAATCGCCCAGCCTGGCTTTAGTTCCATCAACAGATAGTGAGAACAACGGATGTTAATTATACTAATTCAGGTATATTCTTCATACCTGGATGCTCACATGATGAGGCATCTATTGAGAGCAACAGAAGCTTTCCCATCCCTCTTGGACAAAGTGGGTGTTGGACAAAGCCTGAGATAATGGTTTTAATCCTCAGACCATGGGTGACCCAAACAATGGTCCTTCCCAGATTGGGCACGTTTTACACTTGTGAAACTACATTGAGCTTGATATGGAGCTGGGGTAGCATGGCACTCAGCTTTGAGGCTGTGTGTAAGTTGGCTTACTTCTCATGGCCTCATGGGGAAAGCACCACCTGCCCTATTGTCCTATGCCTGTGTCCTGTGGTCCAAGCACCCTCAGTTCCTCGGGGTCCATGTGTCTCTGACTGTTGGTGCACATAAGTGCTCACAAATATGACTTGAGAATGAATGAAGGATCTAACCTGGACTATGTGTCTGGGGAAAGGAGCCACTACCCATGTTAATCCTTTAAGCCATGTGGAAGGTGGTTCCTGTCTCCAGAGCCAGTGCACAGCTGGAGTGGACTTACAGACACCAGCCTCAGTGCAGGTGAGGCTCCCATCCTCAGGTACCATGTGGGCATTGTAGCGCTGGCTAGTTAGCACCTCGGTCATCtcccctgccttctgcctctcccCCATCTTGGTCTTGAGGAAAACTCCAAAGCCAATGTCTGCACCATCAGAGGAGAACTGCCACCTGGGAGAGGACAGGTTGCTGCTCAGTGTGACGGGCTCCTGAGGGGCCGGGGCCCAGCTGTGGAAGGAGTCATTTGTTcctacctgaggacacagcctGGAAACAGGATCTCATATTCCACCTGATGTGAGGAGCCACGGCTAATCTGCACCGAGTGCTCATACTGAGTCTTCACCTGGTCACGCACATACATGGACTTGGGGATCTCCCCGCCATAGTTGATCTATAATAGATTCTGGAGTCATTTCTCTTGCCAGAGACACATTTATCTCTATTGGGAAGATTGCTACTCCCCTTTCCCCAAACCTTTTCTTGGCTCTCTAGGAGGCTAGGGCTTCCTCTGGAAGCTTCTTTCAGATTAATTCCAAACCAAAACTCCCCATTTCATCTTTCTCTGCACATCTTCTCATTATCAAGTCCTGATAAGCTGGACACACCCAGACTCTATACCCAGTGGTCTAACTGGAAATATTTGTGAAATGATAGGTGGGTAGGAAAGGAACCCAGCTATACTCCCCCAACCCCTTCTTGACCCCAGGCTCTGTGTACCTTGGTTAAACATTTGGGGTTCCCATCTGGGTCAGTCAGAGTCCCCCCAAAATGGGCAGGCAGTTCCTCGGGACTGATCAGTTTCAGCAAACCTTCCTTCCAGCTGTCTGGGAGTAGGAAGGATCAATGATGGTTATCACACCGGAGGACCAGCCTCCCACACCCACCAGGACACCCTGAACGTGTGTCTCCAAACACTGATGGAGTTAGGCTGCCAGGGATAACTCCCAAGTCACCTGGACCCCAGGCTATAGGAAATGGTTTTCCTAGCATCCAGTTGCTATGGAAACACATTTGCCCTTGGCTGATGGGTTTGGACATTCTTGATGGTCTCCCGATTCATGAGAAGTAAAGCTGAGAGTTGCTTGAGTGTCTCAAGGGGACTTTAAAGCACTGTGAGTCCAGGACCTTGTTGAGATTATTCTGTAAGGTCTTGTGGTGGGAGCAGCTCTGTCTAGAGAATCACCTGCCTCTGTTATCATCACAACCGTGAGGTATAATGTCATTGCTGTTACTCATATGCAAGTCTCTAGAGGCCCTGGATTCTGGGGATTGCTATGGTCCTAGCCCTGTGGCTAACCTTAATTGACCCTTGTGGCAGTGAAATATTCCTCCCCTTCAGCAAGAAATGGGAAACAGCACAGTGCCTTTAACACTAGGGCCAAATTACTGAGCCTTGTGGGCCTCAGAGGAACAGAGGACTTGGGCCCATTTTGCTCCAGAATTTAGTGCCTCCCCACAGCCAGGCTACTTTCTCACCCATCAAACTCTCATTCCTAGTGGGAATGGGTAGAGGTAGGAGCTGGAGTGCTGGGAAGAAAGGAAGTGAGGAACATAAAGACTCCAGCCCCCATTTCTAGATCCATTTCTAGATTCACACAATTAGAGGAACCGAACACTCCACTCGAGGAATGGTTTTCCTCCAAGCACTGGCTCCCTGACTTGGGtttgaaaattagttttcttcatcttatccgatctatctatctatctatctatctatctatctatctatctacatattttACAGTGCcatggatggaactcagggcctcacatgTTTGAGCAAATTCTTGGTGACTGAGATATACCCACAGCCCACTTTTGCCACTTCTAAAAGCAGCTCTTGCTAGGGGAATGGCATACAATGGTAGTAGTAGCAGCATTCAAGAgtctggggcaggaggatggtgaatTAGAGGCCACTGCAtcttaaaattcaaaacaaaaagaggaatTAAAAGTACttattttcttattactttttaCTTATAATAATATGCAAAAttgagaaaataggaaaatacaaacaatacctttaaaatgatttattctgtttgtgtttccttctaatatatatatatatatatatatatatatatatatatatatatatataaattttattatgtttaaaattatagccgggcggtggtggcacacgcctttaatcccagcacttgggaggcagaggcaggcggatttctgagttcgaggccagcctggtctaccgagtgagttccaggatagccaaggctatacagagaaaccctgtttcgaaaaaaaactaaaattatatttattgtctGTGTGAGGGAGTCACACATCACAACATACATGTGtgggtcagaggataacttgtgagTGTCAGTTTTCTCCTACTATGTGGCTCCAGGGACACTCAGGTCATCGACCTTGGTGGCAGCTGAGCCATCATTATGGCCCAGTACACTtggttttataaaaacaaattacattGTCCGCATGGcttgtgtgtaggtgcacatgtacatggaggtcagagataaCCTAAGGCAGTATTCTTTAGGGTCAGAGTTGCCATTAAAAGCACGGGGTTCACAAGTGCAGAAAGAAAGCCAGGGCACAGAGCCGAGGTTGAGAAGCGATAAAGCTGCAATGTAAGGGGGCAGGGCAGCCTTCTCCTCACTCATCCCGAGGCTAAGGCAGGGAATGCGGCTTAGAAAGTGTCTCACTTTCTAAGGAGGAGCAGATGATGTACTGAGTGCCAGAAGGGATGATGGACCAGCAGTCACTCTACAGCCTAGGTGTGAAGCCTGGGGATGGACCAGCAGTCACCCTACAGCCTAGGTGTGAAGCCTGGGGATGGACCAGCAGTCATTCTACAGCCTAGGTGTGAAGCCTGGGGATGAACCAGCAGTCACTCTACAGCCTAGGTGTGAAGCCTGGGGATGAACCAGCAGTCACTCTACAGCCTAGGTGTGAAGCCTGGGGATGGACCAGCAGTCACTCTACAGCCTAGGTGTGAAGCCTGGGGGCAGGGCATTGGAAGGACTTACTACTTCCCAACACTATGATCTTCCTCCGTGTGTCCTCACTCAGGAATGGCTTCATGAGGTTGTAGCCCACAGGGAACAGTTTGGTGGCTAGAAAGACACAAGAAGATCAACAGGGAGAGATCAAGCCACTGGGCTACCTTTCTACAACAGACAGCCAGTGATACAGAAGTCATGATGGACCCAGTCAGCTCAGACCCAAGAAACAGCCAActaaccatccatccatcagcCACCTACACACTGCACAAGTGAACCAGTCATCAGCATCCTCCTCAGCCAACCAATAAGCTAACCAGTCTACCAACAGCCAGCCAAGTGCCAACAACCCAGCCAGCCTGCTAACAAATAACTTACCAATTCACCAAACTTAACAAGTTGGctaaagagaaaattaatcaGCCACCAGCCAAGCAGCTAGACAAATAATCAATTGCTCTCTACAGCCACCAATCATTCACACAAAGAGTCCATCTCCAAATAACCAGCTGACCATACAAATTCAGCTGCAGAacaaaccagccagccagccagccaacatGCCAGGCAACCACCCAAACATCCAGTCACCAAAATGCTAACCAGACAACCAACCAAGCTAAAAACCAGTCAGCCATCCCAGTCAATTCTTCAACCCATCCCCAGTTACTCAGACAACCAGAGAGCCAATCAGCTGCATAGCCAGCCAAGCAATGAGTTAACCAACTATCAAACAAGCCATCTTTCTACCAACCTATCAACCTGAGCAACAGCCACCCAAATGGCTACTGGGCCCCCAGAATGGTGCCAGGCCAGGAACATGCACCACAGGCATAGGCTCAGAGCCCTTCACGGAGCAGATAACTTGCTCAGAAAAACAGGatgagctaggcatggtggtgcatgccttcagacccagcacttgggagaggtagggagatggatttctgtgagtttgaggccagcctggtctatatagtgagttttaggacagccagagctacatagtaagaccttgtctcaacaacaacaacaacaacaaaaacccccaacaaacaaaaacaaaagaacacccccaaaaatagaaaagaaagaaaaagaataaataggaGTGTAGGTCTGTAATCCCATATACTctgaaggttgaggcaggaacaTTGCAAGTGCCAAGCCTATGTAGGCTatggagtgagttcaaggccagcctggacagctTAGAACCACAGACAGCCCAAAGATGGAAAGGTGATCCTAGGGAAGGAAAGAGGTGTTTCTAGTGGGGCTGAGTTTGGAGCTGCCCTTCTTGGAGTGAAACCAGATGTTACCACTTCCTGAGCCCTTCCTCTGTGCCAGCCACCAACTGGCTTGCccagcctttgactaacactttaaaaaaaattgtataaaagcaaaaaggaaaaggggacatgggataggggttttctagggaggggaaatggggaaaggggatggcatctgaaatgtaaataaaatacaaaataaaaaaaatttaaaaagaagaggcaTCAAAACTCTAAGGGTGAAAGATAGGGCTATGGAGGCCCCAGTAAGGGAGTCACATCTCACCTTTCACGATCAGCATAAACTTCAGGGTCTCTGGGTAATTCTCTTCAAGGAGGCCAAAGAACTGTGGAACCAAGAAAGCCCCTCAGAGCCCACACCTTCTCCCCCACTTCCTTTGCTATATCCTGTCTGGAGGTTTAAGAGGAAATACCCTTTTATGTATCACCTCCATTGACCTCTGAAGGGGAGCATCCCACCTAAGACGGCTAGAACCAAATGCCCATGGTAACCACACAGTCCCTCTAACAACAGATGATGACCATGGAGACTGCAGTGTGCCAGGCATTCAGAATCTGCCCAGCACTGTGCACATGCTTTACAGACTCACTCCTGGGTCTAACTGTCCCCAAGATGGAGGAGAGGGAGCTGAAGTACATGGCGGTATGGGAGGGGGTAGGGATGGTAGACAGATAACTTGCCCAGGGCTCAGAGCAAGGGAGTGACAGGGCTGAAACTGCGGCCCTGTGCTCTCCCGAGGTCCACGCTGTACACTTCCCAGGAGTCCTATTAAGGTTTCTTTTCAGGATGGGGCTTGGAAGGAAACCACCTTTTATTAATTTGTGCTTTAAGTGAACTGTAAGGGTAAAGCAGGCCAAGCTGgtcacacaagtgtgtgtgtgtgtgtgtgtgtgtgcgtgtgaatgtgtgtgtgtgtgaatgcgtgtgtgtgtgaatgtgtgtgtgtgtgtgtgtgaatgtgtgtgtgtgtgaatgcgtgtgtgtgtgaatgtgtgtgtgtgtgtgtgtgaatgcgtgtgtgtgtgtgaatgtgtgtgtgtgtgaatgcgtgtgtgtgtgtgtgtgattgtgtgtgtgtgtgtgtgtgtgtgtgtgtgtgtccaccccTGGGCTGCCTCCTCACCTCCTGGTACACTTCCACCAGAGGTTTCCAGAAGTGCTTCAGTCCCAGACCTTCACAGTCAAATATCATCACAATGGTTTCAATCTTCCTCCCCAGCTGTGAGGATGAGCAAGGAACAGTGCCAGGGTCAAGCATAGACTTGGGAATTGGCAACTCAATTACGTGTTTCCTCAGGGAGTCACCTACCCATCATCCATCATTCACCtacccatcatccatcatccacctacccatcatccatcatccacctacccatcatccacctacccatcatccatcatccacctacccatcatccatcatccacctacccatcatccatcatccacctacccatcatccacctacccaccatccatcatccacctacccatcatccatcatccacctacccatcatccatcatccacctacccatcatccatcatccacctacccatcatccacctacccatcatccatcatccacctacccatcatccatcatccacctacccatcctccatcatccacctacccatcctcCATCATCCACCTACctatcatccatcatccacctacccatcatccacctacccatcatccatcatccacctacccatcatccatcatccacctacccatcatccatcatccacctacccatcctccatcatccacctacccaccatccatcatccacctacccatcatccatcatccacctacctatcatccatcatccacctacccatcatccatcatccacctacccatcctcCATCATCCACCTACctatcatccatcatccacctacccatcatccacctacccatcatccacctacccatcatccacctacccatcatccatcatccacctacccatcatccacctacccatcatccacctacccatcatccatcatccacctacccatcatccatcatccacctacccatcctccatcatccacctacccatcatccatcatccacctacccatcatccacctacccatcatccatcatccaccatccacctacccatcatccatcatccacctacccatcctccatcatccacctacccatcatccacctacccatcatccacctacccatcatccacctacccatcatccatcatccacctacccatcatccatcatccacctacccatcatccatcatccacctacccatcctccatcatccacctacccatcctcCATCATCCACCTACctatcatccatcatccacctacccatcatccacctacccatcatccacctacccaccatccacctacccatcatccacctacccatccttTCACTGACAATAGCTGgacttaatgatttttaaaagctttatgaTGGTGTGAGTGAACACACATTCACTCAAACTCTTAGACTGAATgttgaatttgaattttttctgGGCTAATGATATTCACAATGGTGCTGTCTTTCAGTGTCCAAGTGTAGGCTAGTAAAAGTACTCTGTGCCTATTTGAGGCAGGCCAGGCTAAGCTATGATGCTGAGTGGGTTAGGTGTTTTAAGTGTATCTTCAGCTAATGGTATTTTAACTTAGGATGGTTTACTAGGATGTAATCCCATCATAGCTGAGGAGTATCCTGTCATCTCTTTACTCAGTGCAGACTACCCTGccaaggggagaagacaggatcAGAGAAGTAAGGAACTTTCCGAGGTTACACAGATGATAAGTGGTGGGGCTTTGACCGGAGAGCCCCATGACCACGGTAGAGAGAACACAGATGTGTTCTTGGGACCATGGGTCTTGGCAGCCTCTCCTACCTGTAGTCACACACCCCACTGAGCCAGACCCTCACCCGCTCTGTCTGCAGGTCACACTCATGCAGGATACGTTCACAGTCCCTCATCTTGGTCTTCAACAGGTCTTGCTTGGTGACTGAGAAaagcagccctttggggtccaGTGGCCCGATGATGTCATACCACACGGGGCAGCCATCACGATCATAGCCACACAGGCCTCCAGGCATGTACTTCTGGATCACCTGGGCATAGAAAGATACATGACACTTGGAATCACACACCTCCCTGGGAGTTCCCAGATCTGACTAACTTATCATACACAAGTCTATATATACCCTGCCATGGGACAAAACATTGGCTTGCCTGGTCCCAAGTGAAAACATTAAGGGTCTTTCAAAGGAGGGCCTTATTCACAGCTGTGAATATAGAAGGCCCAGTATCAGCCAGGCCTGGCTTCAGGCTTCGGGGCACATTGGTCCTGCCTACAATGTCTTCCGTGTCTGGTTTAGTAATGAAGAATGTCATTCTGAAAGCCATCAGGTATATTTTAAATAGACACACTGCTGTTCCAGTGCTCCATGTCTTTGAGCAAGTGACACCACCTCTCTGAGCTCCACCCCACCTCCTCTTGCGTAGATGCTTGCTCTCCAAGACAGTGCTGGCAAAGATGGCAATACTATCCACAGCAACGGGTACTGTGTTACTGTGACCCCAGTGTTGGTTCTACCCTTACCAGTGGTGTGCCCTTGATAGGCAGTTGCTTTCCAACTGGACAGGATGCTTTGAAACTCTGGGGTGGGAGCACAGAGGGTCTGACGGGTTATAGTGGCTTAGATACAAATTTGGGAGGCCAGACAGGCATAAGTTCAAACCGCAGACTCACAATGGGACAGTGGAACTTGGGGCAAGTTGCTAGATTTTTTACTGGACAAAAGGGATGATAATGCCTGCCTTGTAATGTTCAGATGATTAAATGAACTCATGCAgggagttttaaaatattttggttggatcaagacagagtttctctgtgtagcctaggctattctagaactcattctgtagaccaggttggccttgaactcagagatctgtctgcctctgtttcccaagtgcttggattgaGAGTGTCTTACACCACCTCCAGGCCAATGCTGGAACTCTTGAGACAGGAATTATTCTTTACTCTTACAGAAAAGACCCTGTGTGGCTAATGGCTTCTAAGAGAATCTGCttgttttccttccctcttgGTCTCCAGTGACCAGAAGCTTCTTGGGTGATACTTCCATTGAGACTGAGGTGTCTGAGGGTGGGGCTCACCTCTGGGGGTTGCCAATCAAGGATGTGATCAATGTCCATGGTCTTCCGGAACTCCATGTACTGAAAATGAAAGGGGTGGTTAGGCCTCATGAGCTTCCCAGCACCCTGAACAGGGCATGGAAGTAGAGACATGGGGGCACTGATTGTACCCTCCCCCCATTTGAAATCTGTCACCAAATCTCCAGGATGGTATTTTACCTTGCGGAGCATGGCTTCTGACTTCTGTAGGTCAAAATTCCGAGCTgaggggagatggggggggggggggtaaaggtAGGACAAGACTGCCTTGCC from Arvicanthis niloticus isolate mArvNil1 chromosome 7, mArvNil1.pat.X, whole genome shotgun sequence includes these protein-coding regions:
- the Sec14l3 gene encoding SEC14-like protein 3 isoform X1 is translated as MSGRVGDLSPKQAETLAKFRENVQDVLPALPNPDDYFLLRWLRARNFDLQKSEAMLRKYMEFRKTMDIDHILDWQPPEVIQKYMPGGLCGYDRDGCPVWYDIIGPLDPKGLLFSVTKQDLLKTKMRDCERILHECDLQTERLGRKIETIVMIFDCEGLGLKHFWKPLVEVYQEFFGLLEENYPETLKFMLIVKATKLFPVGYNLMKPFLSEDTRRKIIVLGSNSWKEGLLKLISPEELPAHFGGTLTDPDGNPKCLTKINYGGEIPKSMYVRDQVKTQYEHSVQISRGSSHQVEYEILFPGCVLRWQFSSDGADIGFGVFLKTKMGERQKAGEMTEVLTSQRYNAHMVPEDGSLTCTEAGVYVLRFDNTYSFVHTKKVSFTVEVLLPDEGMQKYDEELTPV
- the Sec14l3 gene encoding SEC14-like protein 3 isoform X2 is translated as MSRMCCPPCQTLMIIFFFVGSEYMEFRKTMDIDHILDWQPPEVIQKYMPGGLCGYDRDGCPVWYDIIGPLDPKGLLFSVTKQDLLKTKMRDCERILHECDLQTERLGRKIETIVMIFDCEGLGLKHFWKPLVEVYQEFFGLLEENYPETLKFMLIVKATKLFPVGYNLMKPFLSEDTRRKIIVLGSNSWKEGLLKLISPEELPAHFGGTLTDPDGNPKCLTKINYGGEIPKSMYVRDQVKTQYEHSVQISRGSSHQVEYEILFPGCVLRWQFSSDGADIGFGVFLKTKMGERQKAGEMTEVLTSQRYNAHMVPEDGSLTCTEAGVYVLRFDNTYSFVHTKKVSFTVEVLLPDEGMQKYDEELTPV